A segment of the Nostoc sp. TCL26-01 genome:
AATTTTGAGTATGGGTGTCAAAGCATTTTTGTCTAAACCCTGCACTGCCAAAGAGTTAGCTCAAACAATTAATGCGGTAAATGTTAGTGGCTAGTGGGCAGTTGTGTGTTGTCATTTGTTTGTATAAATAAAGATTGACCACTGACTACCAATAAAATAAACACACTTTCACTACTAACTACAGATCAATCACTATTAACAAAATAAACAAAGAATTCTTAGAAAATACATGATTTTACTTTGGTGTTTTTGTTAATATTAATGAAATTTTTATAAAAAAGTAGCACTATGGCTTTATATGCAGAATTGCATAGACACTTGGGTGGTTCCGTTGTTCCCCGTGTCTTGTGGCGCTATTTCGAGCGTCATTCATCAGAGTTAATTTCTCGGTTTGCGGAGTATGCAGAATTTGAAGATTTTTACACCCGTCCCCGCAATACCTTAGATGAGTACCTAGAACTACACACTTTAGTGGAAAGTGTGCAGACAGTAGATACCCTACCTTACTTTATTTATCGTTTGGTCAGGGGTGCGTATATTTTTGAAAACTTGGCTTATCTGGAACTGCGCTACACCCCTTACTTACGTACACCAGCACATCTGAGTCAGTCCGAGAGAATTGACAAGATGGCAGAAATCGTCGGGGTGGTAGGACAAGCCAGCAGCCTCAGAGAATATCCCATTGTGACTAGTCAAATCTTGTGTATGCACACACGCCTACCCTATGAGGTAAATAAGGCGATCGTTGATTTAGCCGCGCAAAACAAACATTTTGTCTGTGGAATAGATGTAGCTGGGGGTGATAGTCATTATGCCGATCGCCTGCCAGAATGGATTAGTTTATATGAATATGCGCGATCGCTGGGAATTAACACCACCGGACATTTTTACGAAACCACAGCTGGCTGTTACCCAGAAATGCTCCCATACCTGATGCGGATTGGTCATGGTATCCAAATTCCCCTACTATATCCAGAATTACTGGCAGATGTAGCTAAACGTGGTCAGTGTTTGGAAGTCTGTCCGACAACCTATATCAAAACTGGCACTTTACAAGATATCCGTCAACTCAAGTTAGTTTTTGACCGTTGTTTTGATGCTGGAGTAGATATCGCCATTTGTACCGATAACGCCGGGTTGCATAATGTCCGTCTACCTTTCGAGTATGAAAATCTCCTGACTTACGACATTATCAACTTTGAACAGTTGCAAGCCTGTCAGGATGCAGCCTTCCGCCATGCTTTTGCTTGGCCTTATGGTCAACGTCCTGCATCTTTGTTGAACGGATTGCTAAAGCCAGAAACTACCAGGGCTTTAGCAAGTAACTAAATTAACGTGAATTCCACAGACCTCATACCAATTCACAAAAATCCTGATATGTGTAGCTTACTCGTGGGTATTGTCCCCCACCATGAAAATGGACTATAATATCCAGTCCTCTTGAGAGGACTTTAGCTATGAGACAGGGATTGTAAATCCCTGTCAGACTGACAGACGGGCGGTTTCACATTTGGCGCAATTCATCTCATCATCTCCCTCTGGGTGAGCGATAGGCTTCTACTGCTTAAGCTAAACTCGTCCTCGGAGAAACTGAGCCATTTCATTAGGAGTTGGTGACATTTCCAACGCAGTTTCTTCCGTAATCCGACCTTCTTGATAAAGATTGAGCAACGACTGATTCATCGTAATCATGCCATCAAAGCTCGCTTGCTTCATCAATTCGGTAATTTCATCGTACTTACCGTCTTTAATCCACTCTTTGATTGCTTCCGTATTAATCAGGATATCGTGGAAAGCCGCCCGCTTACCATCAGTAGTCCGGCACAAGCCTTGAGCGATTACTGCCACTAACGACTCAGCCAAAGCTACCCGCATCGCATCTTGTTCCTCACCTGAGTACAAATTGAGAATCCGTTCAATAGTCTTCACCGCACTATTAGTATGCAGAGTTCCCATAACTAAGTGACCAGTTTGTGCCGCCTTCAGGGCAGTGTTTACCGTCTCCTTATCCCGCATTTCCCCCACCAGAATCAAGTCTGGATCTTCCCGCAAAGCCGCTTTCAGCGCATTATCAAATTTACGGGTGTGCATTCCCACTTCCCGTTGCTTAATCAGAGACTTGCGACTTTGGTGAACAAATTCCACTGGATCTTCAATAGTGATGATGTGTTTAGGCATCTCTCGATTAATATAATCAATCATTGCCGCCATCGTCGTCGATTTACCAGAACCAGTAGGGCCAGTCACCAAAATTAAACCCTTATGGTAGTGACAAATATCTCGAAATATTGGTGGTAATCGCAACTGATCAATCGACAATATTTTCAGAGGAATCAACCGCAACACCATCGAATAACCCTTGAGAGAGTCAAAAATATTAATCCGGACACGTGCAAATTCGTACTGAGTCGCCCCATCGAATTCTAAGTGTTCCTGGAAGCGCTGGATTTCCGCCTCCGTCATAATTTCCCGCATCCAACTCATAAAAATTGCTTTGTCCGTTTCGGGATAGTCGGTGGGATTAATTTCACCTCGGTTACGGAAGCGGGGTATTTCACCTACACCCAAGTGAATATCCGAATATCCATTATCAAAAGCTTCTTTAATAATCTGTGCCAAAGTCAAATTGGGACTGCTGGTAGATGCCGTTATTGGTGGCGGAGTTCCAGGACGATGAGCTGGCGGAGGCGGTGGTACTGGTTGATTCGGACTTCTATTGACTGACATATCCAACGTTTGTGTCTGTTGGCGTTGGGTTACTAACGTTGGTGGGGGTGGCGGTGGTACTGGTGGTACATTCCGAGCAACAACAGGATTAGAACTAGATGGATGGGAGGATTCTGTCATATATCTTTATGATTAAGCTGTTATCAGAGTGAAAAAACAATAGAACTGATTTAGTGGTTCAGAAAACGCCAAGAGACGGAATTACAAGTGTTTACCTAAATGAAACGGCAAAGTAACATTTCGTTACAATTAGACCGAGTTTGTCGTATCTTTTTTTACTCTTAAAAAATTCCAAAAAACTCATCCTCATATAAACTGGTTTAACTCAACGCTTCAGAATTAACATCAGTAAATATATAGTCAATTAACAGTATTTTTTTATGCAATAAACTCTTTATAAGAAGTTTCTATTCATTTAAATGAGAGGATTTCTACTGACTCACCCTCAACTGGCTAGCAACTAACAGCAAAATCATCTCTAGATATTTTGTTGAGCTTAGTTAGAGAATTATGAGAGACTCAGGCATTTCAGATAAGAAATGTTAAGCAGAGGCTAAACAAAAGGCTTGCCATGAACTTTTAGTAGAAGGGCTTTTGTCTTCTACTCCTCTAGACAGATAACAAAAGCTAGATTCAGGTGGAAACGTAAATTCAACTTTACATTCATCATTGAAAAAAATTAATTGTAAAGTTTAATAAATAAATGCTCATTTTCACAGATGAGTTTTATATACTGAAACTTCATTAAAGTATTCAGTTTGTAAGCAAAAAGCGAAACATTACTGAATTAGTAAATTGCTGTGTATTTTAGGAGGAAAAGTCATGGTTTCGGCTCAAAGCTCTAATCTCGGAAAGACCTACTCCTGGTTGGTTATCAAAAGCTTTTTAATATGGACTTTTACGTTGGCAGTGTGCTTGTTAGTTGTCGGTTTTCCACTAGTTGTATTGATGGCTACGGTTGGATGTCTATTGTCGATTGTGTTGCAATCTGTCATGCCTGTTAGTGCAGTTTTGCTAGTAGCAGGTGGCTTAATTATGTTCAATGTCATGGCCGTTTTAATCGGTGCTGGTGTGTTAACTGCTAAAGGTGTACACCCTACAGATATGCAATGGTTAAGCTGGTTGCACGGTGAAGAAGACCAAATGCAAAAAACCGTCTATGCCTCTTGTCCTCTAACTTGCGACATCAAGCTATAGTTACTAACCGCAAAATTCGACAACAGTACATCTGCCCGGTCAAGCCGGGTTTTTTCATGGCTAAATGAGAGGGGTAATGGGTAATGGGTAAGAGTTTTACCAATGACTAATGACTAATGACCATTGACTAATGACTAATGACCAATGACTATTGACTATTGACTAATGACCAATGACCAATACCTTCAATAAACTTGCACCATTTATTCAAGAATATATTTATCATCATCAATGGACTGAATTAAGACCAGTGCAAACAGCAGCTTGTCAAGTGATATTTGACAGCGATGCTCATTTATTAATTGCTGCCGCCACGGCTGCGGGGAAAACAGAAGCAGCATTTTTACCTGTTTTGACACTATTGCACCAAAACCCAACTACTAGTATTGGTGCGTTATATATCAGCCCCATCAAAGCCTTAATTAATGACCAATTTGCACGCCTTAACGACATACTCAAATCAGCCAATATTCCTGTTTACCATTGGCATGGTGATGTTGCTCAAAGTCGGAAAAAGAAACTTTTACAAAATCCTCAAGGCATTCTGCAAATTACACCAGAATCCTTAGAAAGTTTATTGGTGAATAGACATAAAGAAATATTGCGTTTATTTGGAGATTTAAAATTTGTCATCATTGATGAGATTCACGCCTTTATGGGTTCGGAACGCGGTTGTCAAATTATTTGTCAATTGCAGCGTTTAGCAAACTTGACACAAACACAACCCCGCCGCATTGGTTTATCAGCAACTTTAGGTGATTACTCAATGGCGGAAGATTGGCTGCGTTCAGGAACAGATAAACAAGTAGTGACACCTCAAGTCGAAGCTGGAAAACGCCAAATTAAATTAGCTGTAGAACACTTTTATATTGCTGATGATGTTGATGAGTCAGAGATAACAGCTTACGAACAATATATTTTTAATTTGAGCGTATCTCGTAAATGTTTAATCTTTGCTAATAATCGCACACAAACTGAATCAATAATTGCCTCTTTGCGAAAAATTGCCACTCAAAAAGCCTTACCAGATATCTATCACGTCCATCATGGCAGTATATCAGCTAGTTTGCGACAAGCGGCTGAAAATGCTATGCGAGAACCAAATACTCCGGCAGTGACTGCGGCAACACTGACACTAGAATTAGGTATTGATATTGGGCATTTAGAGCGAGTCATTCAGTTAGAATCACCTTTATCTGTAGCGAGTTTTTTACAACGTTTGGGACGGGCAGGAAGAAGAGGTGAAGCTGCGGATATGCGCTTTGTTTGTGCTGAAGATGAACTTGCAACTGAAGCATCGTTACCAGAACAAATTCCTTGGCAGCTTCTACAATGTATAGCTATTATTCAACTTTATTTAGAAGAACGTTGGATTGAACCCATTCAGCCAATTAAATATCCGTTTAGCTTGCTATATCACCAGACAATGAGTATTTTAGTAGCAAATGCAGAGATTTCTCCTGCTGCTCTAGCTAGACAGGTTTTAAGTTTACCTCCATTTGCGGCTATTACTCAAGCAGATTTTAAGTTATTACTGCGTTATTTAATTGATATTGGTCATATTCAACATACTGAACAAAATAAATTAATTTTAGGTTTGGCGGGAGAACGAATCGTTGGTAAGTTTCAGTTTTATGCTGTCTTTGCTGATCATCAAGAATATAGTGTGAAGCAAGGTACAAAAGAAATTGGCAGTGTGATTACCTTACCTACTGTGGGTAATCAATTTGCTTTGGCGGGTATAACTTGGGAAGTGGTGGAAGTTGACTTTAAAAAAAGAGTTATTTTTGTCAAACAGGTAGAAGGTAAAGCCACTAGTTATTGGCGTGGTGGTAGTGGTCAGATTCACACTAAAGTTTTGCAAAGAATGCGCCGGGTTTTATGGGAAGACGTGGAGTATAGTTACTTGCAAAAAAATGCTCAACGACGTTTAAAACTTGTTCGTGAACTTGCACAGCAAGCAGGATTACATGAGCAAAATATTGTGCAATTAGAGCAGGGTAGATGTTGTATTTTCCCTTGGATGGGGACGATCGCCTATCGTACCCTAGAAAGGTTACTCAATACCTTTTGTCGTGAATCGTTGGCAATTAGTAGTATTGGTGGTGTCAATCCTTATTATTTTCATATTAAGTTAGGTAAAGATAAATTTACTTATCTTCAGAAAGAAATTGTTTCTTTATGTGAGCAGAGAATTATGCCGGAAGATTTAGTCAGTTCTGCGGAAGCACCCCAAATGCAGAAGTATGACGAATTTATTCCCCACTCGCTTTTAAGAAGGGCGTTTGCTTATGATTACTTGGATATGGATGAACTGAGGCAGATAGTCAGCCAGTGGTAGTTATTACAGATTCTTTTGTGTCTTTGTGTCTCTGTGGTGAGAAAATTTATTTAACCACAAAAGCACAGAGACACAAAGTTTAAGTCAATAGATTAGGGACAAAATAGAGTGTCACGGGTATCTCGTCCTGTAGTCGGATTTGTACCTTGGGCAACTTTACACAATTTTTTCTGCTCATCTGGACGTAACAGGACATCGGTAAAATCTGCACCGTCAATAATTGCACCATCAAACTTAGCATTGGCTGCAAAAGCACCTTCCAAGATGGCATTTGTTAAATTGCTTTTGATGAGACGAGCAGAGTCTAAAGTGGAGTTTGTCAAATTTGCACCTTCTAGATTTGCTGATTCTAAGTTGGCAGCAAAGAAACTCACACCCTGTAAATTAGATTTACTAAAGTTACTCTGGCGGAGGTTGGCTTTAGTAAAGCTAGAGTCTGTTAAATCACGTCCTGAAAAATCAGCTTCTACTAAAATTTCTTTGTTGTACTCAAGTGCTAAAGCTGGGGGAGTAAAACCGGCAATTGTCGTGATGCCCAATACTACCCAAAGCAATAGACTGAGTAAATTAACCCAAATTCGCTGAGATTTTTGATGCTCTAACCCAAACAGAGTTTTGATAGGTTTGAGCAGAGAACCGAACAAGCGATCGCTTAATTTAGAATTCATGCTATTTTTAGCCAATGGCGAACCCTCCTCCATCACATTATCCCGATATTGGTGATTTAGGTGAAGACCTCGTAGCCCAATGGTTACAATCTACAGGCTGGATAATTTTACACCGTCGTTTTGGTTGCCGTTGGGGAGAAATCGATATCATCGCCCAATCTAGTGAACCTATACTGGCATTTGTGGAGGTAAAAACCCGTAGCCCTGGTAGTTGGGATGACGGCGGGAGAAACGCAATTACTCAAATCAAACAAGCCAAAATTGGCAAAACAGCAGGAATATTTTTAGCTAAATACCCAAAAAAAGCTGAGTACCCTTGCCGTTTTGATGTGGCTATTGTCTCTTGTCAGATAATTTCTCAACAGTCGCAAAAGCTTTCAGCTATCCAGAAGCCTATGGCTAGCTCCTCAGTTGCCGGATACCAATTACATTTACAAGAATATATCCCGGCAGCTTTTGACTGGGCTATGGAGTAAAGCTGATTGGTAACTGGCTATGAATGGGATGTCCCTATCTTCAATTACCAATTACCAATTCCAGTATTCAGTATCATGGATTTTACGCCAGTGTTTCGGGACAGTAACCCAGTCCTCGAACAAACTGTTGACGGAAAGCTTCTATTTCTTCCCTTTCTGGGCTACCATGTGAAACGATCGCCACTTGATAGCGACGCATCACATCCACAGGACATTGTCCTGCTTCTAGACTCCACAATGCCATTTGCACCCGCATCGGTGGCTCATAGCTAATACCTAATTCATTGAGAAAAGCTCGAAAGTCACCATCTGTTTGTGGTGAGACATGACTTCTGAGTTTGATCCTAACCACCCAACCATCAATTTGATGAATCACGGTGACAAACGAAACGGGTATGTGGGGACTAGCGTGCAAATATTGCACAACTCTCAAAGTGAGACTGGCATTTGCCAGGTAGTACAAGTATTCCATGATGGTGCTAGGGATCAAAGCCAATCTTACATTTCTATCTTCCTCAATAGATTGTGATCCCGGTAGGGTAAAAGCCCCCGTTTTTGGATGGGGAAGTTTACCCATTTTTTATCTATTTGTTTACGTGTTACCTAATAGTGTCAATCTTATAATCTGGATGAAAAATTTGGTGCTTTTGCCAAAAAAACTCAAACAAACTTATTCTCAGCATTGGAAATTTCAATGGAGCAACAGATATCATCATTAGAACTCAACCAAACCTCTAGTCAGGCAGCAACCGATACAAATTTAGATTGTTCATTAGCTGGGTATGATTACCAATTACCTCCAGAACTGATTGCTCAAAATCCCGTAGTTCCCAGAGATAGTTCTCGCTTGTTGGTAGTTAATTCTCAAAATACTGGGAATGAAACACCGCCCCTACATCACATTTTTCATGATTTACCTGATATTCTCCGTCCTGGGGACTTGTTAATTATGAATAATACAAAAGTCATCCCGGCACGCCTTTATGGACGTAAATCATCTGGTGCAGAAGTCGAAATTTTATTATTAGAAGAGCGCAAGTTTAACTGTTGGTTAGCTTTAGTAAAGCCGGGGAAACGGTTTAAAAAAGGTACAAAGATTATTTTTTCAGGTGGGAAATTGGGAATTAGGAATTGGGGATTGGGGATTGAAGAGGAAGAAAATAACCGATTACCCATTACCCATTACCCATTACCCAGTACCCACCTAACCGCCACCGTCTTAGAAACAGACGCAGCCACAGGAGGGCGTTTGCTGGAGTTTGATTTACCAGAGGGGCAGTCTTTAGTACAACTTTTAGATAAATTTGGGGAAATACCCTTACCACCATACATCACTGCATCCCAAGCGGCGGACGAACAGTATCAAACTGTGTACGCTGAACAACCAGGAGCGATCGCCGCACCCACGGCTGGGTTACACTTTACTCCAGAGTTGCTAGATAAATTGCGCGATCGCGACATTAATCAAGCTCATGTTACACTTCACGTGGGTGTGGGAACCTTTCGCCCGGTGGAAGTGGAAAATGTCACCAGTCACCAAATGCACGAGGAATGGATTGAAGTTCCCTCTGCCACAGTAGAACAAATCCGCGCTACCAAAGCAGCTGGGGGCAGAATTATCGCCGTGGGAACCACAGTAGTCCGCGCCTTGGAAGGAGCAGCCCAATCGGGAGAATTACAAGCTTTTTGTGGGAAAACTAACCTATTTATCTATCCTGGCTACCAATGGCGAGTTGTAGAGGGGTTAATTACCAATTTTCACCTACCACGTTCCAGTTTACTGATGTTAGTCAGTGCATTGATTGGTAGAAAACAACTGTTAGATATATACCAAGAAGCAATCGCTGCTCAATATCGTTTCTATTCTTTTGGTGATGCTATGTTGATTTTGCCCAAGGAGTAGTGAGTGCTGAGTGAGGGAGTGCTGAGTGCTGAGTGCTGAGTGAGGGAGTGAGGGAGTGAGGGAGTGAAAGGTGCAGGGGTGCAGAAGTGTGAACAGTGAACGTTTATTAACTGGTAACTGATAACTGTTAACTGGTAACTGATTTGGTAGGGGAAGCACGGGAGAAGAAGAAATGCTAATGACCAATGACTATTGACTATTGACTATTGACTATTGACCATTGACCATTGACCATTGACCAACAAGTCCTCGGTATAAACTTTTTAATTGTGAATTTTGAATTCTGTATTGGGTACTCTGACTTATAGGGGTCTAACAATTAATATAGATATTTCACCATGTATAAACAACATCAAATTAAACAGTGGTTTTACGGTTTGTCGTCAATCACATCCCGGCAAGTTCTGGATTGGCAAAAGCCGTATTTGCGGCTTGTATGTGCAGCCTCTGCGTTTTTGGTGTTGGCTGCACCGACAAATGTGCATTCACCAGATGCAAAAGTACTAGTGCAAAGTCCCATTTCTCAGGATTTGACAACAGCTAGCTTTTATCAACAGGGAGTCACACGCTATAATCGTGGTGATTGGGAAGGTGCAGAATATGCTTTTCGCCAAGCACTACAGCGTGAACCTAGATTGGCGATGGCGAGAAATTATCTGGGTAATGTCTTCTTGATGCAAAACCGCTTAGATTTGGCAGTGCAAGAATACAACCAAGCAATAAAACTTAATCCTAATATTGGTGATGCTTATTACAACTTAGGGTTAGCACTGCACAAACAAGAACAAACAGAAGCGGCAATCACAGCTTATCGTCAAGCCTTGGTTTTAGATCCGACAAGGGTGGCTGCTAACTATAACTTAGGTTTAGCATTATACCAACAAGGACAGATTCCCGAAGCGATCGCTGCTTATCAACAAGCAATCAATTATGACTCTGGCAATACCAACGCCTATTATAATCTAGCGATCGCCCTGCAAGAATCAGGAAAACTAGAAGAAGCGATCGCTGCTTATCAGCAAGTATTAAAATTAGACCCAAAAAATACTACAGCTTACAGTAACTTGGGTAGCCTCATGGCAATACAAGGACAAACTTCTGAGGCTATTGCTGTTTATATCCAAGCTGTCCGTCAAAATCCCAAAAATGCTACAGCCTACTATAACTTAGGAGTAACCTTATATAACCAAGGTGACTGGAAAAAAGCGAGTGCAGCATTCAAACGCGCCCATGAAGAATACAAAGCACAAGGAAATCTCGAACCCATTGCCAAGATTGAGCAATTAATGCAGCAGTCTGATCAAAAAATTGCTGAACAAAAACTTCAACAAAGGCAAGCATCCACTCCCAAGCCTACACCAAACCCTACGAATAACCCACAAGCCAGCACTACTACAGAAGGTGTGCCTATCTCAGCCGAAAAACCATTATTTCAACCAGTATTTCCTGGCTCAACACCAGATAAAGTTGAAGGTAACGGAAAAAGCTAAAAATTGATTAGCCCTTTTGGCTTTTCTCTCTGTGCCTCTGTGGCTTTGTGGTTAAATAAATTATTTTTCACCACAGAGACACGTTCGCAAAGCGTCTCGCAGAGAAGACACAGAGGAATTCATTTCTGTTTCCGAATTGTCCCTTGCCAACTAATAGTTTGTTGAGCAGAACGTCCTTCTAGAGAACGTGTAGCTACAATTTCTATCTCAACATTGACACCGGGTTTAAGAGCTTCTGAAGGAATTTTTAGCTTACCTAATGCTAGGATAAAACGGTTATAGTCACGGGTGATAAATTCGCCAGGGATATCTCCTTCAAATACAGTTTTATAATCAGAGAAACCACTAAAGTTATCTCTTGCACGCAACTTAGCTCGAAATTGAGTTTGAATAGCATCAGATTTCGCTGCTAAATCGACTATTTTTAAGTTCAGATTTTCTCCAGCATCAGCAAATTCTGACACTGCTAATCGTGTAACATCTTTTTTAGCGATCGCGTAATTCACAGTGAAAGTTGTCAAGTTACCTTCACTACTGCTACTACCACCCACCCATAAATCATCAGCAAAAGTCACATCTACTTGCTGATTATCATTTAAACTCACTGTGACAGGTTGATTAGTAAAACTGGTAATAGGTTGCTTTTCCTGCCAGACTATTTGCCAAGTTTTCTCTAGTCGTGCGGCAAATTCTCGATACTCGTCAGCAACAATAGAACCAGGAGCAACTAAAGAAACTGCACCTTGACGAATATGCCATTTGTTTTTTGAGAGATTTAACTTTTTACCTGCAATTTCAGCCAAATTTATCGTCACATTTGGAGTCTCTGGTGCTAAAGGTTCCTTCCCGTTAACAATACTCAAAACACCTAAACGTCCTTCTTTACCATTCCCGCCATCACTCCCGTCACGCCCATCTTCGCCGTCATAACATCTGTAGCGTTTTTTTGTACACTTATAATCAGAGTTTCCGGGAGTTCCCTTACAAGTTTCTATCTCCCAGTTGCGCCGCCGACAATTACAACCGACTGCGCCACTACCACCCCTTCCTCCTCGGCCAAAGTCTCCTGGGGTTGCACGGACAAAAATTTTCCGCAAGTCAGCCAAATTTGTATAGTAAACAGTCAAGGAACCACCATTGCCACCATTGCCACCTCTACCACCATTTCCGCCTGCACCACCATTAGGTGCGTGAATGTCGTAGTTTGGATTACGAGGTTGATTGCCACAATAAGGTCTTTCACCGCGATCGCCATCTTCACCATCTTCGCCATTTTCACCCGATAAATCAAGATTGACTGGTGAATCTTTGACAACAATTGTTTGGTTTTCGCCGTCACGGCCGTTTCTACCACTTCTTCCACTAATACCATTGCTACCTGATGTACCATATCTCTCACTAGCAACTGCGGAACATATAACTGAACCAGAAGCAGGTAAAAGGCTAGTGAATAGGCAAAAAGTTAACAGTAGTGGTAATTTACTCCTCAAGCTTTGGTGCATTTTTTTAATTAGTAATTAGTAATTCGTAATTAATAGCCACAAGATCAAGACTTTAAATTAAGTGTAAATTTACAAAAAAAAGTGGTTCTGTTGAATACAGAACCACTCCAGTTTTACAAAACTTAAACTAATTAACGAGCCGCGCCTTGAGCAGTAGCAGCGTCAATTGGTTTCATTAAGTATAGTTTGACTAACTGCCAACCAGTAGAAACTAACACAGGCAGTTTTTGGAAGATTTGCAAGAATTTAGGAGTGTTGGAGTTAGCGATCGCACTCAGTTTTTCGTTATTCTGAACACATATATCCAAGCGTTCATAAAATTCTGGGTTATCTACATCCAGAATTACAGGGAAAACTCTACCTGCGGTTGCATTGGTCTCCTTAATCACATAGATGTCGTATTCCCGTGCATCTAGACCAATGGAGGCGTAGAAATCTTTACGCTGGATGTCGTTGAGATACATGGTGACAAACACCGACAACAAGAAGAAGCGACTCCATAGTTTTGCCTTCCAATCATTCAGCATTTGTGGCTGAGATTTCATGATGGCATCAAAGAAATCACCGTGACGGTTTTCATCCTGACACCAGTTTTCAAAGAACCGGAAAATTGGGTAAATCCGGTCTTCGGGATGTGCTGCTAAATGACGATAAATAGTGATGTAGCGCCAGTAGCCAATCTTTTCAGAAAGGTATGTAGCGTAGAAAATGAATTTTGGTTTAAAGAAGGTGTAATTACGACTCTTGGTTAAAAATCCTAAGTCCAGAGACAGGTTAAAGTCTGACATCGCTTTGTTCAAGAAGCCTGCATGGCGCGCTTCATCCCGTGACATTAGGTTAAAGCACTCTGCCAAAACTGGGCTTTTATCTTTCAAACGG
Coding sequences within it:
- a CDS encoding lipopolysaccharide assembly protein LapB; translated protein: MYKQHQIKQWFYGLSSITSRQVLDWQKPYLRLVCAASAFLVLAAPTNVHSPDAKVLVQSPISQDLTTASFYQQGVTRYNRGDWEGAEYAFRQALQREPRLAMARNYLGNVFLMQNRLDLAVQEYNQAIKLNPNIGDAYYNLGLALHKQEQTEAAITAYRQALVLDPTRVAANYNLGLALYQQGQIPEAIAAYQQAINYDSGNTNAYYNLAIALQESGKLEEAIAAYQQVLKLDPKNTTAYSNLGSLMAIQGQTSEAIAVYIQAVRQNPKNATAYYNLGVTLYNQGDWKKASAAFKRAHEEYKAQGNLEPIAKIEQLMQQSDQKIAEQKLQQRQASTPKPTPNPTNNPQASTTTEGVPISAEKPLFQPVFPGSTPDKVEGNGKS
- a CDS encoding collagen-like protein, yielding MHQSLRSKLPLLLTFCLFTSLLPASGSVICSAVASERYGTSGSNGISGRSGRNGRDGENQTIVVKDSPVNLDLSGENGEDGEDGDRGERPYCGNQPRNPNYDIHAPNGGAGGNGGRGGNGGNGGSLTVYYTNLADLRKIFVRATPGDFGRGGRGGSGAVGCNCRRRNWEIETCKGTPGNSDYKCTKKRYRCYDGEDGRDGSDGGNGKEGRLGVLSIVNGKEPLAPETPNVTINLAEIAGKKLNLSKNKWHIRQGAVSLVAPGSIVADEYREFAARLEKTWQIVWQEKQPITSFTNQPVTVSLNDNQQVDVTFADDLWVGGSSSSEGNLTTFTVNYAIAKKDVTRLAVSEFADAGENLNLKIVDLAAKSDAIQTQFRAKLRARDNFSGFSDYKTVFEGDIPGEFITRDYNRFILALGKLKIPSEALKPGVNVEIEIVATRSLEGRSAQQTISWQGTIRKQK
- the acsF gene encoding magnesium-protoporphyrin IX monomethyl ester (oxidative) cyclase, producing the protein MVDSLKKPGFEEIRPGIKVPAKETLLSPRFYTTDFDEMARMDISVNEDELRAILEEFRADYNRHHFVRDAEFEQSWDHIDGETRRLFVEFLERSCTAEFSGFLLYKELGRRLKDKSPVLAECFNLMSRDEARHAGFLNKAMSDFNLSLDLGFLTKSRNYTFFKPKFIFYATYLSEKIGYWRYITIYRHLAAHPEDRIYPIFRFFENWCQDENRHGDFFDAIMKSQPQMLNDWKAKLWSRFFLLSVFVTMYLNDIQRKDFYASIGLDAREYDIYVIKETNATAGRVFPVILDVDNPEFYERLDICVQNNEKLSAIANSNTPKFLQIFQKLPVLVSTGWQLVKLYLMKPIDAATAQGAAR